In one Lolium rigidum isolate FL_2022 chromosome 3, APGP_CSIRO_Lrig_0.1, whole genome shotgun sequence genomic region, the following are encoded:
- the LOC124703455 gene encoding protein ANTHESIS POMOTING FACTOR 1, giving the protein MQGGEKEERVTMEVTDEMIKTMEVGLAFRDYNGRISSMDFHSKATNYFVTASDDESIRLYDIQNAVCLKTINSKKYGVELVCFTTNPSLVLYSSKNGWDESLRLLSLNDNRFVRYFKGHLDRVVAMSLCYEKDSFLSASLDRTVLLWDLRADKAQGLLRVQGRPAVSYDDQGLVFAVAYGGFIRMFDARKFEKGPFDIISVGNDDSEANVIKFSSDGRRLLLTTKAGHIHVLDSFHGNHIATFKVKPAVTNSTLEASFSPDGNHVISGSGDGSVYAWSVRSGKKVARWGSTDNEPPLVRWAPGSLMFLTGSSELSCWVPDLSKLGSFTVTK; this is encoded by the exons GTGGGGAGAAGGAGGAGAGGGTGACCATGGAGGTCACTGACGAGATGATCAAGACCATGGAGGTCGGTTTGGCCTTCCGGGACTAT AATGGCAGAATTAGTTCTATGGATTTTCACAGCAAGGCTACAAACTATTTTGTGACAGCCAGTGATGATGAATCAATACGCCTATATGACATTCAAAATGCCGT atgtTTGAAGACCATTAATAGCAAAAAATATGGGGTTGAATTGGTGTGCTTCACTACGAACCCAAGTCTTGTCCTGTATTCCTCGAAGAATGGCTGGGATG AATCTCTGCGGCTGCTCTCTCTGAATGATAACCGGTTTGTAAGATATTTCAAAGGCCATCTTGACAG GGTTGTTGCTATGTCGTTATGCTATGAGAAAGATAGTTTTCTTTCTGCTTCACTTGACCGAACTGTTCTCCTTTGGGATCTGAGGGCCGACAAAGCACAG GGCTTACTGCGTGTGCAAGGGAGGCCTGCAGTTTCATATGATGATCAGGGTTTAGTTTTTGCAGTTGCGTACGGTGGTTTCATAAGGATGTTTGATGCTCGAAAATTCGAGAAG GGGCCTTTTGATATTATCTCTGTTGGTAATGATGATTCTGAAGCCAATGTCATAAAGTTCAGCAGTGATGGACGGCGGCTACTTTTGACCACCAAAGCAGGGCATATTCatgtgctagattcatttcatggaAACCAT ATAGCAACTTTCAAAGTAAAACCAGCTGTCACCAATTCAACATTGGAGGCATCATTCAGCCCTGATGGAAACCATGTCATATCTG GCTCCGGTGATGGTAGTGTTTATGCTTGGAGTGTTAGAAGTGGAAAGAAA GTAGCACGCTGGGGAAGCACAGATAACGAGCCACCATTGGTTAGGTGGGCTCCAGGATCATTGATGTTCTTGACTGGATCTtcag